From the genome of Turicibacter faecis, one region includes:
- a CDS encoding sigma-70 region 4 domain-containing protein, whose translation MEWKEEKELVKGIFDEKQELDRKVPIIKKDGNRRLEKNHTAIIEKHRQLESNIEDCFSALEKQDRKIIILSYVEGLTNYKLAEALNVSERTVATYKRNATINFASTYKLLFGNN comes from the coding sequence TTGGAGTGGAAAGAAGAGAAGGAGTTAGTGAAGGGAATTTTCGATGAAAAACAGGAGTTAGATAGGAAGGTTCCTATTATAAAAAAAGATGGAAACAGAAGGTTAGAAAAAAATCATACTGCTATTATCGAAAAGCATAGGCAATTAGAATCTAATATTGAAGACTGCTTTTCAGCATTAGAAAAACAGGATCGAAAAATCATTATTTTATCTTATGTTGAAGGACTAACTAATTATAAGCTAGCGGAGGCACTAAATGTTTCAGAAAGAACAGTGGCGACCTATAAACGAAACGCCACAATTAATTTTGCTAGTACATATAAACTCCTTTTTGGAAATAATTAA
- a CDS encoding phage holin family protein, which translates to MVFLFGEMNNLLLTLVFFIVTEFFTKLLYEAMNHNVSLKLLNSMISNKIFILLLVAIAHTLDYNVLFLDNTLKNAIIFFYLSNEGISILQNISFSGVVMPDKIKKILISLKEKDDEEK; encoded by the coding sequence ATGGTATTTTTATTTGGTGAAATGAATAACTTATTGCTTACATTAGTTTTCTTTATCGTTACCGAATTTTTTACAAAGTTGTTATATGAAGCAATGAATCACAATGTCTCGCTTAAACTGTTGAATTCCATGATTAGTAATAAAATATTTATTTTATTACTTGTAGCTATCGCTCATACTCTAGATTATAATGTACTTTTTTTAGATAACACCTTGAAAAATGCTATTATATTTTTCTATTTAAGTAATGAAGGAATTTCTATTTTGCAAAATATATCATTTAGTGGAGTAGTTATGCCCGATAAGATAAAAAAGATTCTAATCAGTCTAAAAGAGAAAGATGATGAGGAAAAATAA